In the genome of Persephonella sp. KM09-Lau-8, one region contains:
- a CDS encoding Crp/Fnr family transcriptional regulator has protein sequence MFRARDIFLFKHLNDQQLERIQQISFLKELNRGETLFWEGDKPEYLYILLDGTIRVFKTDNKGNEITLHYFYPINMIAEVANFENIPYPASAEAETDSIVLAIDFEKFKQELLTDPEISFNIIKSLSDKIRILNDFIVQNMMMDAITRVAKFLYEHEDLFHQLKHNKIASLLNITPETFSRILKKFKQQGIIEKKGKELIIHRDKLKNLI, from the coding sequence ATGTTTAGGGCTCGGGATATATTTTTATTCAAACATCTAAATGACCAACAGCTTGAAAGAATTCAACAGATATCCTTCTTGAAAGAACTAAATAGAGGAGAGACACTTTTCTGGGAAGGGGACAAACCAGAATATCTTTATATCTTACTGGATGGAACAATCAGAGTTTTTAAAACAGACAACAAAGGTAATGAAATTACCCTCCACTATTTTTATCCTATAAATATGATTGCTGAAGTGGCAAATTTTGAGAATATTCCATATCCTGCTTCAGCAGAAGCTGAAACAGATAGTATAGTATTGGCAATAGATTTTGAAAAATTTAAACAGGAATTACTGACAGACCCAGAAATATCATTTAATATAATCAAATCCCTTTCTGACAAAATAAGAATTTTGAATGACTTTATTGTCCAGAATATGATGATGGATGCCATCACAAGGGTGGCTAAATTTCTATATGAGCACGAAGATTTATTCCATCAGCTTAAACATAACAAGATAGCTTCTCTGCTAAATATAACTCCTGAAACATTCTCCAGAATTCTAAAAAAATTCAAACAACAGGGAATAATAGAAAAAAAAGGAAAAGAGCTTATCATCCATAGAGATAAGCTCAAAAACCTTATCTAA
- the ccsA gene encoding cytochrome c biogenesis protein CcsA, with amino-acid sequence MIKKVWNGLISIEFMIFLTLIFAISIGFATFVENDFGSETAWALVYGARWFEILWILLAINLIGNIFKYRMWQLKKLPALMFHLSFLMIFLGAALTRYLGYEGLMHIREGHQSNQILSSDAFLSITAQKGDKTVKKEKKVLFSAINDWTNRFTEKLDIDGKDLIVRYVAYYPHAEKKIVSAKNGIPMMSVVFMLDGQPTQKILKYGDYYDLGDFILSFGKEIPANTKKSYLYIYVKDGRFYIKSDEKIRYFEMATQKSGEIDKEGELIPKRMYVVHGIQFVVRQALPSAKVDVVPKRDSSLKVGQGESGLVVEVDYDGQKKIVKLLGGGMRSNIVGEPETIQIGDIKVTLQWGSKEIYLPFYIYLKDFILERYPGSMSPSSYESLVIVKDPQHNREFEYRIYMNHTLEYGGYKFFQSSYDPDEKGTILSVNHDPGKIPTYIGYAMLALGLFLNLFNPYSRFGRLARLKVENLLKVALVFAFLGFWGNVVAAENPHKIDLKEAIQEVKKINKEHADNFGTLLTQSSDGRLEPIDTLAIDVLNKVSKRRSFFGLDHNQIILGMLVMPSYWQQIPIIKVSHPAIKKMLGISQDAKYFAFIDAFDKDGNYKLADAVDYARRKRPAERNQFDKELLKIDERMNILYMVFTGELFRIFPKKDDPNHTWYSPKAAVEHFPKEEAEKVRMLLIAYFAAVERGIKENKWDLADKVLAEIKDYQKINGKDIYPSETKIKAEILYNRLNIFERLIFVYLFSGLALLLLIFAKLIKPSLRLELPTRVVLGIMILGFIAHTFNLGLRWYIAEHAPWSNGYESMIYIAWTIALAGIVFARQSPFAVASTGILAGLTLFVAHLSWMDPQITNIVPVLKSYWLTIHVSVITASYGFLGLSALLGFITLILFIIRNPKVQDEKQRQIELSILEATRINEMSMIIGLSLLTVGNFLGGVWANESWGRYWGWDPKETWALVTILVYTAVLHTKLVPWMRSTYAFAVMSVLAFSSVLMTYFGVNFYLSGLHSYAAGDPVPIPTWVYWAVAIVGIVIILAFRNRKIRSF; translated from the coding sequence ATGATAAAAAAGGTCTGGAATGGCCTTATTTCTATAGAATTTATGATTTTTCTAACTCTTATTTTCGCTATATCTATTGGGTTTGCCACCTTTGTGGAAAATGATTTTGGTAGCGAGACGGCATGGGCACTGGTGTATGGTGCCAGATGGTTTGAAATACTGTGGATACTGCTGGCTATTAATCTAATTGGAAATATTTTCAAATACCGTATGTGGCAGCTTAAGAAACTGCCTGCCCTTATGTTTCACCTTTCCTTTCTAATGATATTTCTGGGTGCTGCTCTGACCAGATATTTGGGATATGAAGGATTAATGCATATCAGAGAAGGTCATCAGAGTAATCAGATTTTATCCTCAGATGCATTTTTAAGCATAACTGCACAAAAGGGAGACAAAACAGTAAAAAAAGAAAAGAAGGTTCTGTTTTCTGCTATTAACGATTGGACTAATAGATTTACAGAAAAACTGGATATTGATGGGAAAGACCTTATTGTCAGATATGTAGCTTATTATCCCCATGCTGAGAAAAAAATTGTTTCTGCTAAAAACGGTATTCCTATGATGAGTGTTGTTTTCATGCTTGATGGACAGCCTACGCAAAAAATTCTTAAGTATGGGGATTACTATGACCTTGGAGATTTTATTCTTTCTTTTGGTAAAGAAATTCCTGCAAATACTAAAAAATCTTACCTTTATATTTACGTTAAAGATGGAAGATTTTATATAAAATCAGATGAAAAAATAAGATATTTTGAGATGGCTACTCAAAAATCAGGAGAAATAGACAAAGAAGGGGAGCTTATTCCTAAGCGTATGTATGTTGTCCATGGTATTCAGTTTGTCGTTCGTCAGGCTTTACCTTCTGCAAAAGTTGATGTTGTTCCTAAAAGGGATTCTTCTCTAAAGGTTGGTCAGGGAGAGTCTGGTCTTGTTGTTGAGGTTGATTATGATGGTCAGAAAAAAATAGTAAAGCTGCTTGGTGGGGGAATGAGGTCAAATATTGTTGGAGAACCTGAAACTATACAGATAGGTGATATTAAAGTCACTCTCCAATGGGGTTCCAAAGAGATATATCTACCATTTTATATATATCTGAAGGATTTTATTTTGGAAAGATATCCAGGTTCAATGAGCCCTTCTTCTTACGAAAGTCTTGTTATTGTAAAAGACCCTCAGCATAATAGGGAGTTTGAATACAGAATATATATGAATCACACATTAGAGTATGGAGGATACAAATTTTTCCAATCCTCTTATGACCCTGACGAAAAAGGAACAATTTTATCCGTTAATCATGACCCTGGAAAAATACCAACTTATATAGGATATGCTATGCTTGCACTGGGACTGTTTTTAAATCTGTTTAATCCTTATTCCAGATTTGGAAGACTTGCAAGATTAAAGGTTGAAAATCTGTTGAAAGTTGCTCTTGTCTTTGCATTTTTAGGTTTTTGGGGAAATGTAGTTGCTGCAGAAAATCCTCATAAGATAGACCTTAAAGAAGCAATTCAAGAAGTTAAAAAAATAAATAAAGAACATGCAGATAATTTTGGAACATTACTTACCCAGTCTTCAGATGGAAGATTAGAGCCTATAGATACACTTGCCATTGATGTTTTAAATAAAGTTTCAAAAAGAAGGTCATTTTTTGGTCTTGATCATAACCAGATAATTCTGGGAATGCTTGTAATGCCATCTTACTGGCAGCAGATTCCTATAATCAAGGTTTCCCATCCAGCTATCAAAAAAATGCTGGGTATTTCTCAAGATGCCAAATATTTTGCATTTATAGATGCTTTTGATAAAGATGGGAATTACAAACTTGCAGATGCAGTTGATTATGCAAGAAGGAAAAGACCTGCTGAGAGAAACCAGTTTGATAAGGAGCTTTTAAAAATAGATGAGAGAATGAATATCTTATATATGGTATTTACAGGAGAATTATTTAGAATATTCCCTAAAAAGGACGACCCTAACCATACATGGTATAGTCCCAAAGCTGCCGTTGAACATTTTCCGAAAGAAGAGGCTGAAAAGGTAAGAATGCTTTTAATTGCTTATTTTGCCGCTGTTGAAAGGGGGATAAAAGAAAACAAATGGGATTTAGCAGACAAAGTTCTTGCTGAGATAAAGGATTACCAGAAGATAAATGGAAAGGATATCTATCCATCAGAAACAAAAATAAAGGCAGAGATTTTATACAACAGGTTAAATATCTTTGAAAGATTAATATTTGTGTATCTATTCTCTGGATTAGCCTTATTACTTCTCATATTTGCGAAACTTATTAAACCTTCTTTAAGGTTGGAACTGCCAACCAGAGTTGTTCTGGGGATAATGATACTTGGGTTTATAGCCCATACATTTAATCTGGGGCTTAGATGGTATATAGCTGAACATGCCCCATGGAGTAATGGTTATGAATCAATGATTTATATAGCATGGACTATTGCCCTTGCAGGTATTGTTTTTGCAAGACAGTCTCCTTTTGCTGTTGCCTCAACAGGAATTCTTGCTGGATTAACATTATTTGTTGCGCACCTTAGCTGGATGGATCCCCAGATAACTAATATAGTGCCTGTTCTGAAATCTTACTGGCTTACAATACACGTTTCTGTAATAACAGCCAGTTATGGATTTTTAGGCCTGTCGGCTTTACTTGGATTTATAACATTAATTCTATTTATTATCAGAAATCCGAAAGTTCAGGACGAAAAACAAAGACAGATTGAACTGTCTATTCTGGAAGCTACAAGAATAAATGAGATGTCTATGATTATTGGATTATCACTACTTACTGTAGGAAACTTTCTGGGTGGTGTATGGGCAAACGAAAGTTGGGGAAGATACTGGGGATGGGACCCTAAGGAAACATGGGCACTGGTTACCATACTGGTTTATACAGCTGTTTTACATACAAAGCTCGTTCCCTGGATGCGTTCAACTTACGCCTTTGCTGTGATGTCAGTTTTGGCGTTTTCTTCTGTTTTGATGACATATTTTGGGGTTAATTTCTATTTATCAGGACTACACTCTTATGCAGCAGGAGACCCAGTTCCAATTCCAACATGGGTTTACTGGGCAGTTGCAATTGTTGGCATAGTTATAATCCTTGCTTTTAGAAACAGAAAGATAAGAAGTTTTTAG
- a CDS encoding MTH1187 family thiamine-binding protein, with protein sequence MSVLVEFAMFPTDKGESVSAYVSRIIKMIDESGIPYKLTPMGTVFETETMEEALDIINKAYKQLEKDCNRVYSVVKFDIRKGKSNRLVQKIQSVEKKLGKQVSK encoded by the coding sequence ATGTCGGTATTAGTAGAGTTTGCCATGTTCCCGACAGACAAAGGCGAAAGTGTTAGTGCCTATGTTTCCCGTATTATAAAAATGATAGATGAATCAGGAATTCCATATAAACTCACACCTATGGGAACGGTCTTTGAAACAGAAACAATGGAAGAAGCTCTTGATATAATAAACAAAGCTTATAAACAACTGGAAAAGGATTGTAACAGGGTTTATTCTGTTGTTAAGTTTGATATCAGAAAAGGCAAATCAAACAGACTTGTCCAGAAGATCCAGTCTGTAGAAAAGAAGTTAGGCAAACAGGTTAGTAAATGA
- a CDS encoding AAA family ATPase gives MILKRVRLKNFLAHDDTEIEFSPSGITVFIGENGAGKSSIIEGIVYGIFGKTDRGKLEDLVKWGKREAIVEVEFQKGNSEYKVERAITIRGNKGSSTGIIYKKEKGKYRPYYQKHISREIPKITGISYKTFLSSVLVKQGDIEGLIELSPKDRAKIFEDLLDMSLYQLIAENIATKRRVLQEQVKWLEKETEQLKELEKQTEELQKQLESLRTQQEKKQKELQQLNEEQTKLQKQIDLLQSEKEKLIKTRAHIEKLQEVINISQKNLKSLEEKIQHINREKEKLPQLKKQVKKLKQLEEELSKLQELKLLQEKEKNIQEKIEEYNQKSQKLSQIKEIGERYEQTEKNLKQLQEEFTKLQKIQAEKQTLEKQLTTIQKKQQQILDKLSELLQSLLKLKKSYLILKDNPLTIEQFIKNNQDKLEELTKIKEELTEKKAKIQATGEELKKKLKNISSIEGKCPTCDRPLEKHTQQELIQELEEQLKKLRAEYKELNKKDKEISQQLKIEKEVEPLLQKFKDLFDKYSELEKEKTDLKARISVLNSQIKAVADIEKDKQELEKFLTENKNTYHTFVELSRYLKNTDMDSLKKQLKTIKNEIQKLTQKIKITDQNQIKQEIEELKKAEKEYIQILSLVEEKEKISQEIENLQRTIKENTQKIEELKPMLVDEEKIDNQLKELKEKNNQLQQQLKEKNEQLSQIQQELGKITGQFETLQKEITKTKEAIETAQKIEEKIKKYKKVEEALGPKGIQKIIRDNALYELPRITNIIFSAFDFPFQQVKFSENFDISLLAPTVEKTDRYVSASAISGGQRVALGLALRLAIGKFLSNKAEFLILDEPTVHLDQQRRNELINILINLKERKFVRQLIIVTHDTEVEDAADSIYYVERGVVKPVG, from the coding sequence ATGATTTTAAAAAGAGTTCGTCTCAAAAATTTCCTTGCTCATGATGATACAGAGATAGAATTTTCCCCTTCAGGAATAACTGTATTTATTGGAGAGAACGGAGCAGGAAAAAGCTCAATAATAGAAGGAATAGTTTACGGGATATTTGGAAAAACAGACAGGGGGAAATTAGAAGACCTTGTAAAATGGGGAAAAAGAGAAGCTATTGTAGAAGTTGAATTCCAGAAAGGAAACTCAGAATACAAAGTAGAAAGAGCAATAACTATTCGGGGCAACAAAGGAAGTTCAACAGGAATTATTTATAAAAAGGAAAAAGGAAAATACAGACCCTACTATCAAAAGCATATATCAAGAGAAATTCCTAAAATAACAGGCATAAGCTACAAAACATTCCTATCCTCTGTTCTGGTAAAACAGGGGGATATAGAAGGTCTAATAGAACTGTCCCCAAAAGACAGGGCAAAAATATTTGAAGACCTTCTGGATATGTCCCTTTACCAGCTAATAGCCGAAAACATAGCCACAAAAAGAAGAGTTCTTCAGGAACAGGTAAAATGGCTTGAAAAGGAAACAGAGCAGCTGAAAGAACTGGAAAAACAGACAGAAGAACTACAAAAACAGCTTGAAAGCTTAAGAACCCAGCAGGAAAAAAAACAAAAAGAGTTGCAGCAATTAAACGAAGAACAGACAAAACTCCAGAAACAGATAGACCTCCTTCAATCAGAAAAAGAAAAACTAATTAAAACAAGAGCCCACATAGAAAAACTACAGGAAGTAATAAACATCAGCCAGAAAAACTTGAAATCCCTTGAAGAAAAAATCCAGCATATAAACAGAGAAAAAGAAAAACTTCCACAGCTAAAAAAACAGGTGAAAAAACTTAAACAACTGGAAGAAGAACTATCAAAACTTCAGGAGCTTAAACTATTACAGGAAAAAGAGAAAAATATTCAGGAAAAAATAGAAGAGTATAACCAGAAATCTCAGAAATTAAGCCAGATAAAAGAAATCGGCGAGAGATACGAGCAAACAGAAAAAAACCTGAAACAACTACAGGAAGAATTTACAAAACTTCAAAAAATACAGGCAGAAAAACAGACCCTTGAAAAACAGCTCACAACTATACAGAAAAAACAACAGCAAATATTAGATAAACTCTCAGAGCTGTTACAATCACTGCTAAAACTGAAAAAAAGCTATTTAATTCTCAAAGACAACCCCCTAACCATTGAGCAGTTTATAAAAAATAATCAGGATAAACTTGAAGAACTCACAAAAATAAAGGAAGAACTCACAGAAAAAAAAGCAAAAATACAGGCAACAGGAGAAGAACTAAAGAAAAAACTAAAAAATATATCCTCAATAGAAGGAAAATGCCCAACCTGTGATAGACCACTGGAAAAACATACCCAACAAGAGCTTATTCAGGAATTGGAAGAACAACTAAAAAAACTAAGGGCAGAATATAAAGAGCTAAACAAAAAAGATAAAGAAATCAGCCAGCAATTAAAAATAGAAAAGGAAGTTGAACCACTTTTACAAAAATTTAAGGATTTATTTGATAAATACTCTGAACTGGAAAAAGAAAAAACAGACCTGAAAGCGAGAATATCAGTTCTTAATTCTCAGATAAAAGCAGTAGCAGACATAGAAAAGGACAAGCAGGAATTAGAAAAATTTCTCACAGAAAATAAAAATACATATCACACCTTTGTGGAACTATCCAGATACCTGAAAAACACAGATATGGATAGTCTAAAAAAACAACTTAAAACCATCAAAAATGAGATACAAAAACTTACCCAGAAAATAAAAATCACAGACCAAAACCAGATAAAACAGGAGATAGAAGAACTAAAAAAAGCAGAAAAAGAATATATTCAAATACTATCCCTTGTGGAAGAAAAGGAAAAAATATCACAGGAAATAGAAAATCTCCAGAGAACCATTAAGGAAAACACCCAAAAAATAGAAGAACTTAAACCAATGCTTGTTGATGAAGAAAAAATAGACAACCAACTAAAAGAATTAAAAGAAAAAAATAACCAGCTACAACAACAGCTAAAAGAGAAAAATGAGCAACTAAGCCAGATACAGCAGGAATTAGGAAAAATAACCGGTCAGTTTGAAACCCTCCAAAAAGAAATCACAAAAACAAAAGAAGCCATTGAAACTGCACAAAAAATAGAAGAAAAAATCAAAAAATACAAAAAGGTTGAAGAAGCTCTGGGACCCAAAGGAATACAGAAGATAATCAGAGATAATGCTTTATATGAGTTACCAAGAATAACAAATATAATCTTTTCTGCCTTTGATTTTCCATTCCAGCAGGTTAAATTTTCTGAAAATTTTGATATATCCCTTCTTGCACCTACAGTTGAAAAAACAGACAGATATGTATCAGCCTCGGCAATCAGTGGAGGGCAAAGGGTAGCCCTTGGCCTTGCCCTCAGACTTGCAATAGGAAAGTTTTTATCAAATAAAGCAGAATTTTTAATTTTAGATGAACCTACAGTCCATTTAGACCAGCAAAGGAGAAATGAGCTTATAAATATTCTGATTAATTTAAAGGAAAGAAAATTTGTAAGGCAGCTTATCATTGTAACCCATGATACAGAAGTGGAAGACGCCGCAGATAGTATTTACTATGTCGAGCGGGGAGTCGTAAAACCAGTTGGATAA
- a CDS encoding HU family DNA-binding protein — MTKAELVAKVAAQAGTTKAAAERCVNAFVAALTEALEKGERVALPGLGVFNVKERKARKGRNPRTGEVIKIPARKVVTFHPAKSLKERVK; from the coding sequence ATGACAAAAGCAGAATTAGTAGCAAAGGTAGCAGCTCAGGCGGGGACAACAAAAGCTGCTGCTGAAAGATGTGTTAACGCATTCGTTGCAGCTCTCACAGAAGCTCTCGAAAAGGGTGAAAGAGTTGCTCTTCCAGGACTTGGCGTATTCAACGTAAAAGAAAGAAAAGCAAGAAAAGGAAGAAACCCAAGAACTGGTGAAGTTATCAAAATTCCTGCAAGAAAAGTTGTTACTTTCCACCCAGCTAAGTCTCTCAAAGAAAGAGTAAAGTAA
- a CDS encoding pseudouridine synthase → MRLDKFLSNLGFGSRKEVKKLIKQKRVRVNDNIINNPSAHINPEKDIVYVDEEPVTYQKHYYFMFNKPSGYITATEDKDYPTVMEFFEEVPVYKRLFPIGRLDIDTEGLLIITDDGQLGHRLAHPKWEIEKEYYAVVKGDVLDIDFSKYEESGIKLKDYQTKPFKVKVISTSPEKSEILITVKEGKYHIVKRIMEALGHPVLYLKRVRIGNLKLDPYLKEGEFRELTPEEIKNLKRLVNLEQD, encoded by the coding sequence ATTAGATTAGACAAATTTCTTTCAAACTTAGGCTTTGGCAGTCGTAAAGAGGTCAAAAAATTAATTAAACAAAAACGGGTTAGAGTTAACGATAATATCATCAATAATCCGTCTGCTCATATCAATCCTGAAAAAGATATCGTCTATGTGGACGAAGAACCGGTAACATATCAAAAGCATTATTACTTTATGTTCAATAAACCTTCCGGATATATTACTGCTACAGAAGACAAAGACTATCCTACGGTAATGGAATTTTTTGAGGAAGTTCCTGTTTATAAAAGACTATTTCCTATAGGCAGGCTTGATATAGATACGGAAGGATTGCTTATAATCACTGATGATGGCCAGCTTGGGCACAGGCTTGCCCATCCCAAATGGGAAATTGAAAAGGAATACTACGCTGTTGTTAAAGGTGATGTATTAGACATTGATTTTTCAAAATATGAAGAATCAGGAATAAAACTGAAAGACTACCAGACAAAACCATTCAAGGTAAAAGTTATTTCTACAAGCCCTGAAAAATCCGAGATACTCATTACAGTAAAAGAAGGTAAATACCATATAGTAAAAAGAATAATGGAAGCCCTCGGTCATCCTGTTTTGTATCTTAAAAGGGTTAGAATAGGAAATCTGAAACTTGACCCCTACTTAAAAGAAGGAGAATTTAGGGAACTCACCCCTGAAGAAATTAAAAATCTAAAAAGGCTTGTTAATCTTGAGCAAGATTAG
- a CDS encoding MFS transporter, giving the protein MSKIRVLSWTLFDFAETIFSANIISVFFPLWIVSSLGGSSYHYSFTYAISIFVSIIAGIFLGKIADEKGIKDKLFKIFVVLIIILLPAFYFTGSLWNALILFFFLNLIYQQSLVFYNSLLFDVSDNSLISVVSGIGVGIGYIGAIVGLLITNFLSENPQQSFLITATIFAIFALPSVIFLRTKRNKFKKIHLKGIFTEKGFLLFLISILLLTDAAHGLIVFMSIYLKKVFGFSQDKVIYTIAFAAIFAVISAPVSGYVMKKIKPEKFLIFVFSGWILGIAMLYFSNSWFIYITAAWFGVMISALWTTLRVVLIRISPEEELTTRFAFMSISERMASVLSPLTWGVITYILGETIFSYRVAAGVIGLFPLIGLIVYFYFLKRHFSILVS; this is encoded by the coding sequence TTGAGCAAGATTAGAGTTCTGTCTTGGACTCTTTTTGATTTTGCAGAAACAATCTTTTCAGCTAATATTATTTCGGTCTTCTTTCCTTTATGGATAGTTTCTTCCCTTGGGGGAAGTTCATATCATTACTCATTTACCTATGCAATTTCCATATTTGTTTCAATAATCGCCGGAATTTTTCTGGGAAAAATAGCAGATGAAAAGGGTATAAAAGATAAGCTGTTTAAAATTTTTGTGGTCTTGATAATTATCTTGCTGCCGGCTTTTTATTTTACGGGTTCATTATGGAATGCCCTTATTCTTTTTTTCTTCCTTAATCTGATATACCAGCAAAGTCTTGTGTTTTATAATTCCTTATTATTTGATGTGTCTGATAACTCTTTAATCAGTGTTGTTTCTGGAATTGGAGTGGGTATAGGCTATATAGGAGCTATTGTAGGTCTGCTTATAACAAATTTTTTATCTGAAAATCCCCAGCAAAGTTTTTTAATTACTGCTACTATTTTTGCGATATTTGCTCTGCCTTCTGTTATTTTTTTGAGAACGAAAAGGAATAAATTTAAAAAAATTCATCTAAAAGGTATTTTTACAGAAAAAGGGTTTTTGTTATTTCTGATTTCTATTTTGCTTTTAACTGATGCGGCACATGGTTTGATTGTATTTATGTCAATTTATTTAAAAAAGGTTTTCGGATTTTCACAGGATAAGGTTATTTATACGATTGCTTTTGCTGCTATTTTTGCTGTAATTTCTGCTCCTGTTTCCGGATATGTTATGAAAAAGATTAAACCTGAGAAATTTTTAATTTTTGTTTTTTCAGGCTGGATATTGGGAATTGCAATGCTTTATTTTTCTAATAGCTGGTTTATTTATATAACTGCTGCATGGTTTGGGGTTATGATTTCTGCATTGTGGACAACTTTAAGGGTTGTTCTTATCAGGATTTCTCCTGAGGAAGAACTTACAACAAGATTTGCTTTTATGTCTATATCTGAGAGAATGGCCAGTGTTTTGTCCCCTTTAACATGGGGAGTTATAACCTATATTCTTGGTGAAACAATTTTTTCTTACAGAGTAGCTGCCGGAGTTATTGGATTATTTCCTTTGATTGGCTTAATTGTTTATTTTTATTTTCTGAAAAGGCATTTTTCAATTTTAGTATCCTAA
- a CDS encoding cupredoxin domain-containing protein, which translates to MKKLLLLLVSLFFVFSCTKTEEKPDMVIEIKVSKDGYSPSEITVPRGKVVLFRITALDDGIPAGYGQSFGHCFYILPPYDVMVKNIRKGQTKEVKVKMIYPGDFIFTCPYCSGVFPTNGELHVK; encoded by the coding sequence ATGAAAAAGCTACTTCTATTACTGGTTAGTTTATTTTTTGTTTTTTCCTGCACAAAAACAGAAGAAAAACCTGATATGGTCATTGAAATAAAAGTTTCAAAAGATGGTTATTCCCCTTCTGAAATCACTGTTCCCAGAGGAAAAGTCGTTCTATTCCGTATTACAGCCCTTGATGATGGTATTCCTGCAGGATACGGCCAGAGCTTCGGTCATTGTTTTTATATCTTGCCTCCTTATGATGTGATGGTGAAGAATATACGTAAAGGCCAGACAAAAGAAGTAAAAGTAAAGATGATTTATCCAGGGGATTTCATATTTACATGTCCTTACTGTTCAGGTGTTTTCCCAACCAATGGTGAACTCCACGTGAAGTAG
- the coaE gene encoding dephospho-CoA kinase (Dephospho-CoA kinase (CoaE) performs the final step in coenzyme A biosynthesis.), protein MLKVGLTGSIGTGKSTVASIFKELGAYVIDADEVVHKLLKRKDIKEKIRKEFGDVFTPEGEIDRKKLASIVFNNPEKKKKLEQILHPEVFKEIEKFFKQVEEKDPNAVAIADVPLMIETGSYKNYYPVIVVYAPPEVQLERLIKRGMDKEDALRRIKSQMPIEEKVKYADIVIDNTGSLQDLRKKVEEVYEKLKKMAANN, encoded by the coding sequence ATGCTAAAAGTAGGACTCACAGGCTCAATCGGAACAGGAAAATCTACAGTTGCATCAATTTTTAAAGAACTGGGGGCTTATGTGATAGATGCAGATGAAGTTGTCCACAAACTCTTAAAAAGAAAAGATATCAAGGAAAAAATCAGAAAAGAGTTCGGAGACGTTTTTACACCAGAAGGTGAGATAGATAGAAAAAAGCTTGCCTCAATAGTTTTTAATAATCCAGAAAAAAAGAAAAAATTAGAGCAGATACTCCATCCTGAAGTTTTCAAAGAGATAGAAAAATTTTTCAAACAGGTTGAAGAAAAAGACCCTAACGCAGTTGCCATAGCAGATGTCCCTCTCATGATAGAAACAGGCAGCTATAAAAATTATTATCCTGTAATTGTTGTTTATGCTCCCCCGGAAGTCCAGCTGGAAAGACTTATCAAACGGGGAATGGATAAAGAAGATGCCCTTAGAAGAATAAAATCCCAGATGCCTATTGAAGAAAAGGTAAAATATGCTGATATTGTGATAGACAACACAGGGAGTTTACAGGATTTAAGAAAAAAGGTAGAGGAAGTTTATGAAAAACTTAAAAAGATGGCTGCTAATAATTAA